The genomic interval GCGGCTGTGAGACAGCATCAGAGACCGAGCGCGATCTTCTGCGGTCAGGACAGGAGTCTTAACGGTTTCAGGGTTAGCGTTAGAAGCAGCTTCTACACCCACCGGAGCGGTTTCACCGACATGATAAGCAACGCCGCGATACTTCAGATCGAGGTTGGTATTCAGCACGGGCACTTTTTTAGGGTTGCGGAAGCGCCAGTCCAGACCTCTATATTTTCCACCTGAAGCTCCGTCGCTCATCTCAACGACGGGAGGATTGTATTCGTAGCTAACGCCGCGATATTGAAGTTTCATGAGTTTCGCCTCCAAATTAGGGATTGACCTGAGAGTGTCTTAGAGGCGCGTTCCTTCGGGCTCTCTCCCTACTTCCGTCCCTTCTCTACTTCAGAAGGGATGAACGATTTATTTATCCATGTCTGTAGTATATGTTACCGTTTTGCATTTTTGCTTCTGTCTTCAGGAATATTTAACAATTGCTGAGACCGCTTGCCCATTAAGTGTTAGGATGAGCGATCGCCCTCAACTAAGGCAAAATTAAACTGAGTCTGGACGTTCCAACGCTGGCCGTCGTGCAGCAGTAACGTCAGGTGAGGAACCATAAACTCATGATGCAAGGCGCGGGATTGAAACTCCGGCCAGGCGGCTTTAAAATTTGGCTTGGATAAATCGCGAAACGCCACCGTCATGTGCGGCGCAAACGGGCGGCTTTCCGACTTCTCATCCACAATTCCCAACGTAGCTTTGAGATAAACCATCAGGTTTTGTTGGATTAATAGCAATTGTGGCGTTTTCTGGACGTTGACATAGATGACGCGGGGAGGAAACGCGCCGAACCCGTCTAGAATAATGGGAACGGGAATCACATTCGCCGCAAAGGTGACTAAAGCATTTTCCAGCACCTCGCGATCGCCCCAATCCCACCGGAAGGGAGGTTGAAGGGTAATATGGGGAGGAGACTTTAGCGCCCCTTGAGAATGATAGCGATCGCGAAAGTCCTCCTGAATCGCCCGAATCTCCTCTTGAAGAGGTTCGGGAGGTAACAGTGCAATAAAGAATCGTTTGAGCGAGTCCATAACCCGGATAATGGTAGAAAGTCATTGAGTCTACCCGCCTAAACTAAATCAATATGCCTTGGTTTGCCAAAATTGAAGAAGGTATTGTAGAGAAAGCCACCTTCGACCAGTACGTTCCTGCCCATAAAGCCTACGTCCAAGACCTCATTGACAAAGGACACCAAGCCAAAAGCGGTTACTGGGCGAGGCGTGGCGGTGGAATGCTGATTTTTCAAGCCAACTCTCGTTCAGAAGCTGAAGCCATCGTAGCCCAAGACCCTCTGGTTCAAAACCACTGCGTCAAATACGAACTCTACGAATGGTGCGTTGTTGTTGAATAAACCCTAATTTAGAGAACCTATGGCCAAAGATACCAAAGATAGCGACGGTTATAAAGTTGTCAGCGATAATCGCCAAGCGCGGTTTCGCTACGAAGTCTTAGAAACCTACGAAGCCGGAATTGAACTCAAAGGAACCGAAGTTAAATCCATTCGCGAAGGAAAAGCCAGCATCCGCGACGGCTACGCCCTGATTCGCGATGAAGAAGCGTGGTTGCTAAACGTGAATATCTCACCCCACCAAACCACGAGTCAATACTTCAACCACGACCCCTTGCGGACTCGTCGCTTGCTGTTACACAAGCAGGAGATTCGCAAATTAATTGGGAAAGTCGATCAGCAAGGACTAACCCTGGTTCCCTTAAAAATGTACCTCAAGCGGGGGCGCGTCAAGGTCAGCATCGGGCTGTGTCGCGGGAAGAAACTCTTCGATAAACGCGAAGACATCAAGCGGCGCGACGACCAACGCCAAATTGCACGGGCGATGAAAAACTATTAGACAATAGGGGGTTTCAATCCTAGGGGCGATCGCCAGTTCTCGGTTTAAAATTCATCAACTGAGAATTTCCCGTAATTTCCCGCTTACCCTGAGATGAACAGATTGGCTAGAATGCAGCAAACTTCTATTGGGAGCCGTCTTGCTCGCGCTCCTATTCAATGCGATCGGTGGTGTACAGATATAGGCAAGTGCTGAGTGCTGTAGCTAGCAGGCGTGCGCGGCGGCGTGCGGTGTTAAAAACAAGTCAGGTTAATCTTTGATTGCCGTTCAGCTTGTCCTCAGCGTTATTGCTACAGCTATATATTGAAAGAATAGCAAGCCTCTACCTTATAGCTCTCTATTCTGTTCCACAGAGCAAAGCGAGTACCCAGAATGTTTAACGCCACTGAAATTCTGATTGACGCCTTTGTGCAGAAACTCAAAGAAGGCTACCGACGCACCTACGGAGGCTGGAAAACCGACTACGAAGATATTATTGGTTGGGCTGGAAGCATGGCTTTAGAAAATATTGCCAACAGCGACGCCCTGTATCATAACGTCGAACATACCATTCTGGTAGGTTTAGTCGGACAAGAGATATTGCGGGGAAAACATATCCGCGAGGGTGGCGTTTCCTGCGAAGACTGGCTGCATTATATTATCTCCCTCGTCTGCCATGATATCGGCTATGTCAAAGGCGTGTGTCGGCAAGATCGTAACGGGATGTATGCGACGGGTAAAGATGGGGCGATGGTGTCTTTGCCCCCCGGATCTTCCGATGCCGGTTTGACGCCGTATCATGTAGACCGGGCCAAATTATTTATTGGCGAACGCTTTGGCGGCCATAAACTCATTGATGCTGAAATTATTAAGCGCAATATTGAATTGACGCGTTTTCCCGTTCCTAAAGCCGACGATCGTCAAGATACAGCCCATTATCCCGGTTTAGTCCGCGCGGCCGATCTGATCGGTCAACTCAGCGATCCGCGCTACCTGAAAAAGATTACCTCACTTTTCTATGAATTTGAGGAAACCGGAGTCAACCAACTGCTAGGCTATCGCCATCCTGGGGATTTGCGGAAAAATTATGCTAAGTTTTTCTGGGACGGCGTTCACCCTTATGTTAAAGATGCATTGCATTATCTGTCCCTAACGCAACAGGGCAAGCAAATAATTGCTAATCTGTACTCGAATGTGTTTGTGGTTGAACACGAACAACCCGAACCGGAAGCAGATGTCAAAATGCAATTAGCGGAATCCCTGGCTTAGACAGAATTATGGATTGGTGGCAGAAACTTAAAAAAAATTCCCTAGCGCGTGTTGGGGCGGGTATTTTAATTACCCTGTATACCATTGTGTTATTCGGCGGGTTTGTCGCCCCTTACGATCCTTACACTTCGCAACCGGATGGCGCGCTTTTACCGCCAACCCAGGTTTATTGGCGGGATGCATCGGGAGATTTTATTGGGCCTCATGTGTATCCCACCACCCAAGGGCCAGTAGACTTGGAAACCGGAGAACGGGAGTTAAGAACAGACCGGACTCAACCTTCGCCAATTCGTTTATTCGTTCAAGGCGATCGCTATCGGCTCTTCGGTCTAATTCCTGCTAACATTCATCTATTCGGTACCGCCGGGGAAGGTCGTTTAAACATCCTGGGAACAGACGAACAGGCCCGCGACCAACTCAGCCGACTGATTTACGGGGGACAAATTAGCCTGAGTATTGGCTTAGTCGGGATTTTGATTTCGTTTCCCTTGGGGATGCTGGTGGGGGGAATTTCCGGTTATTTTGGCGGCTGGACTGATGCGCTGTTGATGCGCTTGGTGGAAGTATTGATGACAATTCCCTCAATTTATCTGTTGGTGGCGCTAGCAGCCGTGTTACCCCCAGGCTTAACCAGTACCCAACGCTTTTTACTGATTGTTGTCATTACCTCATTTGTGGGATGGTCTGGGTTAGCGCGGGTGATTCGCGGACAGGTACTTTCGATTAAACAGCAGCAATTTGTCCAGGCGTCTAAGGTGTTGGGGGCCAATCCGCTGTATATTATCGTTCGCCATGTCTTACCGCAGACTGCCTCTTATATCGTAATTTCAGCGACGCTAGCGGTTCCGGGTTTTATTGTGGCGGAGTCGGTTTTGAGTTTGATTGGGTTAGGCATTCAACAACCCGATCCCTCTTGGGGGAATTTGCTCTCGACTGCAACCAATGCCTCAATTTTAGTATTGCAACCCTGGTTAGTCTGGCCGCCTGCGATTCTAATTATTCTGACGGTGTTGGCGTTTAACCTATTGGGCGATGGTTTGCGAGATGCCCTCGATCCTCGCAGCTTGCAACGTTAAGCGTGTTTGGGGTTGGCGATCGCCAATAATAAACCCAGTAAAATTAAAATAAACCCAACGCTATGAAACCCTTGAAAGCGTTCTTTGAGAAACAGGATTGCCATTACGCTACCGACAACCGGCATGAGATTAAGGAAAAGTCCGGCTTTGTTAGCCCCCACTAACTCTACGCCTCGGTTGTAGCAAAAGTACGCCAAAATGGAAGGAAAGATAGCCGCATAGCCAACCGCCAAGAATGTCAAGGCATTCAAGGGCATAGGTTGTCCGGCTAAATGTTCTCCGAGGTACAGGGGCAAAAGCATGGCAGAACCGAGACCAAAGGTGGAACACAGGAAACTCAGGGGATGCAAAACGGGACGCAACCGCAGTAAGCAAGAGTAGCCAGCGTAGCAGATGACGGCAATTAGGATTAACAAATCGCCTTGATTGAAGGATAATGTGGCTAAGGTGTGCCAATCGCCTTGGGCAACAATGGCGATCGCGCCGATAAAGGATACTGCAATGCCAATGCCTTGACCGATAGAAAGCGTTTCGTGGAATAAGAGGTAAGAAATGACCACAATCGCCATCGGCATTAGGGTTTGGATTAACAGGCTATTAATCGCTGTGGTAGAACGCAAAGCCGTATAAAGCAGGGTATTAAACGACGCGACTCCTAACGCTGAAAGTAACAAAACCATCCGCCAATGGCGCAACAGTTGCGGCCAGTCTTGTTTGAGATAGCGCCAACTGGGAAGCAAAATTAACACAAAACTGCAAAACCATCGCCAAAACGCTAAACCGACGGGGGGAATTTGCGTATTGACGGCACGGCCTACAATCGTATTGCCCGACCAAAACAGAATGGCCAGAAATAGCAGGAAATAGGCAGAGTTAGCGGGGTTTGCCCTTCGAGAGGAGGGATTGAGCATTAGCATTTTATACCAAGGCACGCGACTATTTTTAGTATTCCCCGCCCTCTGCTTTCAAGCTCTACAAATATCCTAAGCCAAAGCTAACAAGCGCCAACACCCCCCCAATCAAATAAAACGTACCCACAACGCGCAATTCTGACCATCCAGAGAGTTCTAGGTGGTGATGGAGGGGGGCCATTTTTAGCAAACGTTTCCCGACCCCATCCGGGCCTTTCGTCGCCTTGTAGTAGCTAACTTGCGCCATTACAGAGAGGGTTTCCACAAAGAAGATTCCCCCCACCAGCAGTAGCGCCCATAGGGTATTTGTGACTAAGGCTGCACCAGTTACGGCACCGCCAAGGGCCATCGATCCAGTATCGCCCATAAATACAGTAGCAGGGTTGCGGTTGTGGACTAGAAAACCCAGACAACTGCCGCTCATGCAGGCGCAGAAAGTTGCAACTTCTGGGGAAGTTGGCGCTACAATAACGGCTAATCCTAAAAGCGCGATCGCTCCCGTGCCGCCTGCTAACCCATCTAAACCATCGGTAAGATTGAGGGCGTTGCTTTCAGAAACCAGAACGCCGACGGCTAGGGGCCAGAATAATAAACCTAAAGGTAAACTCAAGCCAAAGGGTAAAGCAACCTGGGTTAATTCCGCAGGCTGAGTGGCCATTAACCACAGACTGAATAAAACACCTAATCCCGTCTGTAACATTAACTTCATGCGCGGCGAGATGCCTTTGTTGGAACGACGGCGCAAAATTTGCCAGTCATCTAGCCAGCCAATGGCACCATATCCCACAGTCAAAATACTAAGGGCGATCGCACTGGGATGGAAACCCGACCACGCGATTGCGCCCAAAACCCCCACGGGAATAAAGAAAATCCCGCCCATTGTCGGGGTTCCGGCTTTTTTCAGGTGCGCTTGCGGGCCATCTTCTCGGATAAATTGTCCGGCTTTGAGCGATCGCAATAACGGTACAACCCAGTATCCCACTAAGGCGGCTGCAACCGCACAGACCCAAAAGGGCAAACTTAAGGTGAATCTTAAATCGGAGATTCGCCCGGTAAACCAATCAAAGGCAAAAATAGCAATACCTAAACAGCCTGCTAGGATCAACAGCAGGCTAGTCCCCGACCATTTCAGGGTTCTATCAGAATTTGTCTTGACCTCGGTACTCACACCACACCCCACCCAGGTTAATGATTCTTTGCAATATTACTGCAATCTGTCTCAAGTTTCCTGAAAAATCTACCGAGAAAGAGAGTGGGGAGATGGGAGTACCTGACAGGTATAGGTTTAGTATTAATCCTCTATCTCGATTGCATCATCGTCATCGTCGATGTCATCGTAATCATTATCTCCGGCTCCCATGAGTTCGGAGATTTCTTCTTCATCGTCAAGATAGTTGACATCCTCAGCATTATCTCTTGCTAGCAAACGACCGGATGCTTCTAGCCAGTCAATCAAAGACGAACCTTGATTGGGGGGAATAACAGCCGCAGGTTTATAACGCGGTTCTTCGCGTAAGGAGGGATTGTACATCGTGAAAGCGTTTACAAAAAAAATAAGCCGACAGTCGTATTTTGAGTCTATCACCTGAAACTCAAAGCTAGGATCGCGTTTAGGATGATGTGTTAGGTGGAGAGATTAGCGACTATGTTGGGAAAAGCGACTTTACTTGAAGCGATCGCCGGTAAGAATCGGGGTATCCTGACCCAAGATGCAGAACGACTGGCTATTTTAGCAGCCGTAGCGCAACTCGAAGACCGAAATCCCACCCCCCATCCCATAGAAGCGGCGGAGTTATTAGAGGGGAATTGGCGGCTGCTTTACACCACCAGCCAGGAGTTATTGAATTTAGACCGTTTTCCTTTACTGAAGCTCGGTCAAATTTATCAGTGCATTCGGGCTAAAGATCGTAAGGTTTACAATATTGCGGAAATTTATGGTTTACCGTTGCTAGAAGGGATTGTCAGCGTCAGTGCGTCGTTTACTCCAGTCAGCGAACGCCGGGTAAATGTAAAATTTGAACGCTCGATTATTGGGTTACAGCGTTTGGTGGGTTATGCGTCTCCGAGTCGCTTTATTGAGGAGATTGAAGCCGGGAAGAAGTTTCCCCCCATTGACTTTGGGATTGAAAATCGAGACCGTCAGGGCTGGTTAGATGTTACCTATTTAGATGAGGATTTGCGGATTTCTCGTGGAAATGAGGGAAGCGTGTTTGTTTTGGTGAAAAGCTAGAACGATACTCCCCAACTTGAAACCTGTTTTTTTCTATACGAACCCATGAGCTATTTGCATTTATCCCAAGGACAGTTAAATTTGCTGCAAACTTGTCCTCGGAAGTTTCAACAAACGTTTATAGACCAACTTTCAACGCCGATGTCTCCGGAACAGCAAGATAGCATGAACTGGGGAAGCCGGTTTCACCTGTTGATGCAGCAGCGCGAGTTGGGATTACCGATTGAAGGGTTATTACAAGACGATCCGCAATTGGCTCAATGCTGGCTGGCGTTTCAAGAAGTGGCTCCAGGGGTGTTTGAGGCGGGAAAGTCTTCTCGGCTGCGGGAAAGCGAACATCGTCGCACGTTGAATTTTCAGGGCTACTTGCTGACGGTGGTTTATGATTTGCTGGTTCTAGAGGATGAGGATGCAGCGATTTTAGATTGGAAGACGTATCTACATCCTAAAGGGCGTTCTTGGCTGGCGCGAGATTGGCAAACTCGCCTGTATCCGTTTGTGTTGGTGGAAACTAGCGATTATTTGCCCGAACAGGTTTCGATGACTTACTGGTTTGTGCGATCGCAATCGGCCCAAGGGGCAACGCTCGCACCCCAAAAGGAGGTCTTTCACTACTGCGATCGCCAACACCAGCAAACCTATGCTGATTTAACCACTTTACTGCGACAACTGACCCATTGGCTAGATCGCTACGAAGCGACAGGGGAACCCTTCCCCCAAGTCGCCGAAACGGAGGGGATTTGTCCGCGTTGCGGGTTCAATTTGCGCTGTCAACGCCATCAGGCGGAGCAAATGGACTGGCTGAACCTGGAGGAGATTCAAGAATTGGCGCTCTAAGTTTGTTCATAATTCTGGCTAATTCTTAGTATTTAGTTACAATATAGATAGGTATATCTTCATATTAGTGGCGCAGTTCAAATCGGCATCGACGGCTGAAAGTGCCACGGTATGGTCATCATCACTAATTGTCTCGAACAGACTGGATTCGCGATCGCATTTATCCAGCTTAATTTTTGTAACGTTGATAATTTTTTGTGAATTATCGACCGTTTTCACTTGACAAAAAACAGGTTTTAGCAATGTCTCAAGCAACTGCTTTTCTCACTCCCCTTTTCCGCTCCAATTTAGCCCCCAACTACGCCTCGCAGACAGTCTGGACAATTTTGCGCGCGATCGCAGGGCTAGTCATGATCCATAATGGTTTAGACAAGCTCGGCAACATTGAAAGCTTTGCCCAAGCTTACGTACAGGTAATTGGCTTACCCTTCCCCATCTTTTTCAGTTATTTAGCCGCTTATACAGAATTGATTGGCGCGCCTCTGCTAGCGTTGGGGCTGTTGACTCGTCCGGCGGCGCTTGGTTTGTTGAGTACCATGTGCGTCGCCATTTACCACCACATTCTGGTCGCGGGTTTGAGCATTCCCTATCTGGAACTTTCCATGCTCTATGCCGCTTGTTTTCTCTTCTTTGCGGTGAATGGCGCGGGTATTTTTTCCCTAGATGCATTAATTGCAGGTTGGCTGAATTCCCAAGGGTGGAACAGTCCAGCAGCAGAAGAAACGCCGGATCGCGAGCTTTCTGCTAATCCTACCCTGAAATAGCGCCCCATTGGAAACTGGGTTTCTTGTTAGGCTTTGCGCCTAACCCAGTTTCCTGGGAAACCGAAGCCAAGGCTACACAAAGGTTTTATCAGACTTCACTTGAAAGACTGCAACCGTTTGATGATCGACTAAAACCTTAATTTTATGAGCAAGCCGTAATTTCGCGATCGGTTCTTCTAAAATGGCGATCGCTCTAATCATTCTACTTGCAACTTCCGGCTCAAAACAGCGAATATAAAAGATGCCCCAACGTCGAAAAACTTTACACTTGGCGAGCAATTTCAATTGTTTTAATTCAGACTGATTTTCCCGATAAAAGTCCCAAATCAGTTGAGTCAGTTGTGAGGGTCGATTCATGGCTCAAACTACAGTCGCAAGTGGTCGATTTCCCCATTGAAGCGCATGAACCCCAGGCCCTAGAGCAAACTGAAAAAAGATTTAACGCAATTCATTGTTTAAGATATATAAACAGAATCTCGCAAAGCACGTCAGACTATTGTTTTGCTCTATTTTGACTTGCTAAAAATAGAATACAAAATTTTAAGAATCATAAAAATAGTTGACTGTCACCCCAAATCGTCACTTGGATATCGCCTGAGAAATCGCCTCTTCCAGTTCCGTTTGAGAGAGGGTTGTGAGAATAAACACCTCTTGGGCCGTTTTCCCCTGACGCGCAATAGCTTTAAACCCGCCGCGAATGGGTACAGACAGGCGAATTTTCAGTTTCGGCGAATGCGCTTTCACTCGACTGAGAACCCCTGGGGTAATGGTTTTAATGCCACTAGCGTTGGCTAGACGTTCTAATACCGGAATTAAACCGTCTAGGTGAGTGGAATGATTCCAGACGAGTCTCCCTCCCTCAGATTTTGCCATAGGTTTAAGCCTGTTCTAGGGGTGCCATTGTTAAGCCAGCGCGACTCAGTTGTTGGTGATAAAGTTCCGCCATTTCCTGCGGGCCTACCCAAACGGTCGCCTGTCCTTCATGATGGACTTGGTTGGTTAGCTCCCAAGCGCGATCGCTCGTCATATTGGGAATATACTTCATTAAGCAGTTAGCAACGTGCTGAAAGGTGTTGAAGTCATCGTTGAGTACGATCACCTTGTAATTAGGATACGGCTTTTTGACAACTTGGTTTGTCCGTTCGGGTGCTTGAGTGGGGGAAGTTGTCATCATTTGAGTCGGTTTTGAGAGAGTCTGATGCATAGGCGTTTCTCCGATGGGTAGGATACACTGCTACAAAAATCTTAACTTCTCTCCATCGCCAGAAAAAATGAAATTGAGGGCTTGAGTGAGGAGAAGGGGGTTGAACTCCGGGCCGTATCAGAACTTAAATTAGGCAAGGACAATCAGATTTCACTCGCAACAGGGAAGGGTTGAATTGGGCAATCCTGTGAGATCGAGCAGCAAGCGATCGCGCCAACCTTCTTCGGTCACAATTGCAGAGGAGGCAGAATTGGTTGGAGTAGCGTGCGAACTCTCCCCAGTGCAAACTGGAACCCTTCCCCTACAATATACAGTGGGTTTGCACGCTTGGTTTTTAGATTGCTGCGGTCCAACGAACCCAGAACTCTCTCAATACTTGCACGACGGACAATCAGAAAAGCTCTCTACCCTATCTCAGTTTGAAGGTCAAATGGAACTTCAGGGAAGAGAGCTTAAATTGAGCGATCGTCATACCTATCGCTGGTATATTACTGGATGATCGCCTCGGATGGTGCAATGGCTCGCCCAAATGAGGTCTTGTTTTTGGTCAGGACTACTAACACGAGCATAGTAGATTCAGATTCCCTTCTTCCCCCCATCCTCTTCCCCAACCCCCAACTCCCAATTCCCAACTCCCTCTTCAATATCCCCGCAACACGGCTGAAAGGGATTTGCGCTTGCGGATATCCATGATTTCTGCTAGATCTTCTGTTCCATCTAGGGGATGGATTTCCTCAGCAGGCATTACAGTTACAACGGGTTCAACCTTCGCATGAGTTTCTTGGGGAGGTGAAACGGGGTTGCGAGTGGGAGGGCGACGCTGAGGTTGGGGTTGTGGCGATCGCGGACTGCTGCTTAACAGGTAACGGGCGATCAGCCAACTGCCCCCCATACACCCTAGCGCGAGTCCCCCAAAGAACCACCAAGGCAGGTCTGGGGTCTGGACTTGAGGGTTTGGTCTGCCAATAGCGGCAGGTGCGGGAGGTGCGATCGCTTCTGTGGTTTGGGTTTCTTCTTCTATCGGACCAGGACTTAGCAAACCCGTTCCGGCGATCGCCGCTACGCTCACCATTAGGGTTAATCCACTAATCCACACTAAAAACGGACGATTTTGAATGAGTTGAAGGGTAGCAGCACTCAGACGGTTGGGAGAGGTTGACAACTGCTCAGTCATAAAACGGCTTGGATTGCGTCATTTGTCAATTTTGATCTGCCTAGGGACAACGGTCAATCATTCGGGGGTAAAAAATTATTCCGATCGGCTATCTCTCGCAGGTTCGTGGCGTTCTAAGGCGAGTTGCACTAGTCGATCGACGAGTTCCGGGAAAGGAACGCCGCTATGACCCCACAGCATGGGATACATACTGGTGGCGGTGAATCCTGGCATCGTGTTGATTTCGTTGATTAAGATTTCTCCGGTCGCTTCGATATAGAAAAAGTCTACTCTAGCTAATCCAGCCGCATCGACAGCGAGAAAGGCTTTAATGGCACAGGCTTGAATTTGGGAGGCGATCGCATCGGGGACGGGTGCGGGAATGGCTAAGTCGGCAACGCCTTCTGTGTATTTGGTTTCGTAGTCGTAGAAGTCGCTTTGGAAGCTAATTTCACCGATGGTAGAAGCTTTGGGTTCATCGTTCCCTAAAACGGCGCATTCTAATTCCCTAGCGGTGACGCCCGCTTCTACAATAATTCGACGGTCGTAACTGGCAGCATTATCGAGGGCGGTTTCGAGTTCGGATCGCGATCGCACTTTGCTAATTCCCACAGAAGACCCTAAGTTTGCGGGTTTGACAAAGCAGGGATACCCCAGTTCGGCTTCAATTTGGTCGCAGACTTTGGGGAAAACGCAGGGGTTAGACCAAATTTGCGATCGCGTTACGGCGACATACTTAACTTGGGGCAACCCAGCTTGAGCAAACGCCATTTTCATCGCAATCTTATCCATGCCCAGCGCCGAACCTAAAACCCCAGAACCCACAAAGGGCACTTGCATCAATTTTAATAAGCCTTGGATCGTCCCATCTTCCCCATTGGGGCCGTGCAAAACCGGGAACCAGACATCCACCTGAGTTGCAGCATCGGCAGCAAAATAAGGAGCATCGGCAAGGCTAGCTGACTCCGGTAGCGGTTTACCCGAATCTAACACTTGCTGGCTAACGGCTTGGGGAAGCCAGCGGCCATCCTTTTGGATATAAGTGGGCAGCAGTTCGTACTTCTGTTGATTTTCCCCCGAACTCAACGCTTTGGCGATCGCCCTAGCGGAATTAATCGAAACCTCATGTTCGCCCGAACGACCGCCGAACAGTAAACCCACCCGTACTTTGCTCATCGCTCGCTCCTCTCAATTCTCAATCCGCTAGCCTATCATAGTTGATTCTGAAATCTAGATAATTCTAAAGAAATCATTGACTTTACAACTGATAAACCCTGTTTGTGTATGCCTCCCTGGTCGTTTCATCCTAAAATTAGGTTTTTTGAGACTTGTCCTCTCTTGACCTCACTTTTAAGGAGAATTCGTTATGCGGATCGCGGACATCAGCGCCCATGAAGTCTTAGATTCAAGAGGTAATCCCACAGTTGAAGCGCACGTTGTCTTAGAAGATGGCACAACGGGTTCAGCCATTGTTCCCTCTGGTGCATCCACAGGTGAAAAAGAGGCTGTTGAATTGCGCGATGGCGATCCTCGACGCTACGGGGGTAAAGGCGTCCTCAA from Desertifilum tharense IPPAS B-1220 carries:
- a CDS encoding DoxX family protein; this encodes MSQATAFLTPLFRSNLAPNYASQTVWTILRAIAGLVMIHNGLDKLGNIESFAQAYVQVIGLPFPIFFSYLAAYTELIGAPLLALGLLTRPAALGLLSTMCVAIYHHILVAGLSIPYLELSMLYAACFLFFAVNGAGIFSLDALIAGWLNSQGWNSPAAEETPDRELSANPTLK
- a CDS encoding DUF2103 domain-containing protein; this encodes MAKSEGGRLVWNHSTHLDGLIPVLERLANASGIKTITPGVLSRVKAHSPKLKIRLSVPIRGGFKAIARQGKTAQEVFILTTLSQTELEEAISQAISK
- the clpS gene encoding ATP-dependent Clp protease adapter ClpS, whose product is MTTSPTQAPERTNQVVKKPYPNYKVIVLNDDFNTFQHVANCLMKYIPNMTSDRAWELTNQVHHEGQATVWVGPQEMAELYHQQLSRAGLTMAPLEQA
- a CDS encoding D-alanine--D-alanine ligase family protein, with protein sequence MSKVRVGLLFGGRSGEHEVSINSARAIAKALSSGENQQKYELLPTYIQKDGRWLPQAVSQQVLDSGKPLPESASLADAPYFAADAATQVDVWFPVLHGPNGEDGTIQGLLKLMQVPFVGSGVLGSALGMDKIAMKMAFAQAGLPQVKYVAVTRSQIWSNPCVFPKVCDQIEAELGYPCFVKPANLGSSVGISKVRSRSELETALDNAASYDRRIIVEAGVTARELECAVLGNDEPKASTIGEISFQSDFYDYETKYTEGVADLAIPAPVPDAIASQIQACAIKAFLAVDAAGLARVDFFYIEATGEILINEINTMPGFTATSMYPMLWGHSGVPFPELVDRLVQLALERHEPARDSRSE